tttacacccatatatattcatatatatatatatatatatatatatatatatatatatatatatatacatgtgtgtgtttggtgtgtgtttgcgtgtgtgtgtgtgtgtatgtatatgggtatatatattgcCAACTTGCTCGAGACACTGCATGTTTAGACAGAGTCACGACAACTGGGGACAAATTGAATATTGCTATTCGTTGCTCTAACGTAAATAGAATGTTCCAGGCATTGCGTGATAAGTAGAAACGTGTTTCTATGGGAACCAAAATTCACTTTTTTCCATGAGTAAATGGCTATGAGATTTGCAACAGAGAATTAAAACAAATAATGTGTTTGTCCCGTTGATGGTCTAGATCACTCTGCTGCTCGTAATCTATCTCCTGTAAATCGTATGGGTTATTTTATGCAATAATTTGATTGTTTTGGCCTACTCAATGTTGAAATTTCTTCTGCTCTCAGGTAGCAGATTCCATGTTTAAAGAAATAAAGTTTCTAATGAGATTGCAGAATTCGACAAATACGATTGCGCGCTGCCATTGCTTTCATAAATGAAAATGGGAAGAGATGATGTTTCCGATGTATATACGTGACATTCTGTTGCTCTGTAATTGACAGCAAGTTGATAAAAGATTACATTCATGTTCCGCCTTTCCTTTTGAGACTGAAaaatgtatgtgtgtttttcttttttacatctcaAGTAATCTTGGCGTCCACATTGGATCTAGTTCCAGCTAACAGTTAATTACTTGAGAAAAGAATATACGATgtcgttgtttattttcttcttttataagaTTTGACTCGATTTatgcatttacattttcattaTGTGTGAAGTCCACAAACTGAAGCATAAATTTCCTAAACGAAAAGCTTATTCCTATCTAAAGCGTTTGTTTTCATCTTTATgaagaattaattatattttcctcATATTTCATGAACTTTTAGTGTCCCTTTTCTTCCTGTTggttgtcattatttttttttttattcactattcCGTTCACATTAAGGCTGACTCATTTTGCTCCGCTTCAACAGCAAATTCCTATGGAATTAATTCTACAGTTTCTCTGATTATCTAGTGTAATTTGAGCTTGTTCTGGGAATGATTATGATACTTACTATGAATGAGAACTTTGTAAGAGATCTTTATGTTAACGAAAGACCTGGGGTAGTAAGAATCATAATAGCTGATAACATAACattataaagaaaactaaaaggAAGGACGATGAAAGGTGGAGCAGTTTCATATGGTGATATCATCATACATCATATATTTCAGGGGGGTTTTAAGAAAGAATACTGTAAgatattaaaatgagagagagagagagagagagagagagagagagagagagagagagagagagagagagagagagagagagagagagatttataagtatacgaattaattattaaaaaagaCAAGATATCAGTTCCTTTGTAGGAAAAATATAGATTAccaggccttctctctctctctctctctctctctctctctctctctctctctctctctctctctctctctctttaccaagaGATTTAGAACAGTGCAAATGGCAGTACTTACCAGAATAACTCTGGTCACGTCCTACATATATCCAGAGTTAATTATTTCCAGGGAATCTCCCCCAAAGGAAGCATAATCATCAATGAAACCTCGTATGTCTTTGGCGGCGGGAAGACAATTGATTCTTTTGACCTGTAATTAGACTTAATATTCGACCCGATAATTAGTATACAGCTAAGGGACTACTACCGCTTTCATTTCTGTTGTTACGCTCCAGGATATAAGGGATTTATTTACCTTAAGTGTAACCGGACACGCCAAAATATTGGGCTAATTTCGGTTCTTGTAATGGaactttcattttgccttgtttattGCAAAGTATGATTTTCGTGAAAAAGAACACATTCGCTTGTTTCGTGGTACTACTTATCAAGTACTACAGATGCGAGTAAAATCGTTAGTTTCAACCAAAAATAACAGTAGTAGCAATATTGGATCATCTCACTTGAGCTATGTAATCATCCGGTTACGCCGATTGTTGTAGTATAAACTTTttaattcacattattttttgttGATGTATTTACAACGAAGATGATTAGAATGCATTTTCTACTTATTTTTATACTTCTGATTTTCAAGTAACAACAAATTAACTAGTGAAGGCAGAAAAATTAGTGCGTCAGTAAAAAATACAACAGGTAAATACGTAATATCAAATAGGATTAGTGGTCATCAGTAGCTCTTGTAGCAGTTCACCGGTTTTTAAGTATATGGGGCTTTCGATTCAGGTTGGGAGCTTGGCCGTCTGTACTCAATTTGATGTTcattgttcgtatatatatatatatatatatatatatatatatatatatatatatatatatatatatatatatatatatacatatattgccatTCGGATAATTGCCAGTGGGGCAATTACCAGCAGGACAATTTCCATGCTTAACAATTATTTTCGGTACTAGGTGATTTCCTTGTTTAgaaattttggtaaatatttctacttccaaacttcagtagtgaacatttttatttgtatacttcaGCCCTTTTAAATgatttctaccatcaaaagtgAGCGTGGCAAAGATATTTTCGTTGATACTCTACAGTATATGTACCATAAAAATGGATCTAATAGCGATAAGTCCATAATATACTGAGAATGtgcaaagagaaaacaaaactcgtgtaaagcTAGAATGCACACAAAATCAAAATCAGAAAACTACCAATTGATAAAAACTACCGACGAACATAATCATGAAGCATCTAAAAGTACTGTTGATGCTAAGACTGCTGTTGTAAAGTTAAAAGATTTTGTTGTGTCGAATGATTCCACCACAATATCATTAGTTGTAAGCTGCTTTTCGACATTGGATACTTGCTCACGGGCTGAAAAGAAATACGTCCAGCATCTAAGTAGAAATGTTCGTCGATGGAGGCAACAAACTATAAGTGCTCAAGCAATCCATAGGGAAAAGATCGGTTTTTGCATTCCAACAAATTTCCAACATCTTTCATTTGGAGAAAAGTTTTTGCAGTATGATTCGGGAGCTGAAGACCATAATCGTATTCTGATATTTGCTACTGAAGTTGGGTTGGATCATTTAATTAGGTGTAGAAACTTGGCAGTTGGTGGAACCTTCAAGGTGTCACCGGGAATCTCTTATCAACTTTTCACCATCCATGTCCAAGTAGAAAATTGTAGTTTTCCTCGAATACTTGGCCTTCTTTCAAACAAGACTCTGGAAACACATGAAATGTTTCACAACAAAATCCATGACATccttcagcaaactcctacaactaTAATGAGTAATTTTGAAAAGGGGTCTTTTAACGGATTTAAAGGTATTTTTCCTGACGCTATTATGAATGGATGTTTCTTCCATTTCTGCCAAGCGAATTACAGGAAAATTGTTGAGTTAGGGTTTAAGGATCGATACCGCAGTGATAACGAATTCTGTCTCAAGATGCGATGTTTCTCTTCTCGTGCCTTTTTACCAATGGAAGACGTTCCAACAGATTTTGAGGAACCCTCCGAGGACGAAGATATCCTTGAAGAATTTCTCGCTTATTTTGAAGTTACTTACATAAGAGTGATGAGAGGAAGAGGCGGTAAGCGAAGAAGAGCCAGTCCATTATTTCCAATTTCGATTTGGAACATGCACGTAAGAACTCAAATGTGTATACTACGAACGAACAACAGTCTCGAAGGATTCCACAGTGCTTTATCAAATAATGCTGAACAACAGCCTCATATTTGGAAACTTATACATCGTTTCATGAAAGAGGAAGTTTTGTCGCGAACAAAAGTGATTCAAatggaaagaggagatgagagacctaaaaacacaaaatataagaTCAACAAGCGTTTAGAGCAGATAGTCAGCCGCTATAATCCTGACGATAGAATCATCTATCTTAGATCTATtggttataatgtacatattttctaAAGTATGATAAAAGTGTTATAGATGGgttttgtaaataaatgtttcttaaactattttcgatAAATTTTATGTACCTTTTTTCCctctatttaatctgtttttgATAGAATTTAAGCAAAGGCTATCCAACTTATGAAACATAAAATGAAAGCAATTACCAATAAGAAACAGATAgaaaacaattcaataataatttatCAATGGCAATTGTAAGGCTGGCAATTTTCCGGTTGGCAATcgcccatacattatatataatatatatatatatatatatatatatatatatatatatatatatatatatatatatatatacatatatataatgtatatatatatatatatatatatatatatgtgtgtgtgtgtgtgtgtatatatgtatatatgtatacatacatatatatatatatatatatatatatatatatatatatatatatatatatatatatatatatatgtatgtatatgtatatgtatatgtatatgtatatgtatatgtatatatatttatatatatatatatatatatatatatatatatatatatatatatatatatatgtatatatatatagggaaacgaCTTTCGCACTAGTCTGGGTCACCTgcactaggctggtttgctgtgggcgatcagatgGAAATTTCCCATCATCGTTGATCagtactggccaacgtggtgatgaaaacaggtcaTATCCCAGATGTGAATTGAAATGtcagaagcctttgtcctgcagtgtaatggaaacagttgcatttgttgttgttgttatggtcatcatatatatatatatatatatatatatatatatatatatatatatatatatatataatatatatatatatatatatgtatatatgtatatatgtatatgcataaaactcacaggaaacgtgatgctcagatgcagaagaaccacagggaatatgaaaatacaaaatatacgattaagtcctgagtagtttcctgatacttcttcagaggtctaATTTATTGAGGGAAAgtaaatatatgaacatacatataggggcttagagaacaatgacactcccttaccagctacctgggcttgggtcaggtgttaattggcggagacccaagctcattagacacctgccaaaaagggtaatttctggtggctggtaaattcttgttttttgactttcagtacagtttattcatatgaataacggtagccttatcttatataaatacataagcaaaacaatttgtatatgtaaaacacatgcACACTAAATAGTTTACGTACACGCTAATTAGTGGACATAAACTATCGCTATGTGGAGACTATATCTACCTCTTTCTAGTTAGCTTATCCACTCTTCAAGGTTTACCAAGATTTACCTCTTACCTCTTTGGTTAATACTTTACAGGAAATATACAGTCACCGTGCCTTAGGTATTTAACACTACCGGGGAGGAAAGAAACTTGTGGATCACATGaactatatatatgagaaacaaaaACGGTTCCAGGACTTAGTGGAAATGTGAAATCAAGTCCTGCAAAGTTCGAGTCCACACCATGACGCATGACGAAGATTATGATATAATCAAGAACGTCGGTTAACATCATCACAGTTCGTGTGCTTCTAAACCGAAAGATATGTTTGTCTCTAACGTTACTTTGTTAACTGAAAATAtgcaaatcaaaataattttgctGTTAATATTTAGTTTCCTATTGACAATTTACTAAACTTTAATTCCCTTATTCCTCAGTGGTGTTGGTGTTTTAGTATAGTCTATAAGAGATTTGAAATTAATAGCCTGTAATATATACGTTAATATTTCTGATAATAAACATTTGAGAAGACATTTTTTCTagcttgctttaatttttcttctctttatatctTATTGAAGGAAAACCGAGACTTTCAACTATATATTATTAATTCAAATCATATGCGATTTTTCGGTGTTCATATTTTGTCAGATATTCcatgaaaatatatcataattaacTTGCTGACACTGAATCTAACGACACTTTGAGATAATAGTTATTTCATCTATGTTAGTccatttttttgtaaataatagACGAAAGTGAATAAAgagaaaaactttaaagaaaaagctATCTCAAGATAGGAGTGTAGAATTGCTGTGTAATGCGAATGTTTTTCTAGATCAATTAAGTGAGTATTTTGAAGAATTGTTAAATGCAAAGAGTGCAGGAGAGGCAGCGTTGAGAAATGCAATTTTCGGAATGGTTACTGTGAGATTGATAGTGCTATTTTTACCTGACTGCTTAGTATGTTAAAAGGCAATTAAAGAAAGggattgaagaaagaaaatatacgACTGTTTTTTAGGATTTTTAGTGAGATTCTTCTATAAAATGCTGGCAGTGTCGTCCAGTAACTCTCCAGGCTCCGTAAATTATATATGGATGAGGAAACGTTTTCAAAATAATGGTTTTATAGGGTTGCAGGTCATCCATAACCAGCTCAGGTAATTGGCATTTCCTTTAGCAGTCACACGTCATAAAAATCAGCTATAAATTGACACATGGGATTGTATCTTGTAGGATCAAATATTGGATTATAATAACTCAAAAGCCAGCCTTAGTGGCATCACCCAAAACCCTACAATAAGCTCATAACAACATTGATGTGGCACACACAAATGAAAAGTAATGATTGTGCCTTGAGATTAGTCCAAACAGATTGTTCGTCCCCGGCGTTTCCACTGAGTTGCTACAACAGCGATGATGAATAATTATTCTTTTGAAGGGAAAAGTAATTGCTATAAACATATTAATGTCATAATGTTACTTGATATTCATGGGGAGCTGTATGGTAGGATTTTTATTCAGTAAGTTTCCATAACTGGATATTGGAGATAGAATAGTATTTTAAGGCGCAAAGCTCTGCTATAAGGAATATTGTGTAAATTGGTTGAGGAATAGTTGATAAACGCACATTCTATTGCAGAGTTGTTATCAAGTAATAGAAACTGAAGAAGTTGATATACAAAATTGAAAGAGATTGTATGTGTGGATACCTgcgatgatgtatgtatatatgaatgcagaAAACTTCCATTAATTTCTCATATTTTCCTACGTGTTCTTATTTAACGATGACATAATTTTCACCACAATCACCTAGGCATATCCTCAAAAGAGTAGGATTAAGAAAAGGATTTTATCTGGGAAGATAATTTAAACGTTATGTGGCATGGGGTTAAATACGTTAGTAAACAGTAACTTATAGACCAgtgtaattgaatttttttttcatcttcttaatATGTACGTATGCATGATTTGTGTTTAGTAATACTGTATTTAATTAGTTTAGGAGTTACTCTATTGCAATTGGAACCATTTGGTAAAGATTATACTTACCTGGGcactttcttcaaaataaaaacacTATTCTAATAATTCCAATGGAAATTGATGGTCTAACTATTTTATAATAAGACTATAGAAAGAGTGTAGAACATTTAGATGAACAATTTTTAGGTATTTCtgtttttaatattatattcaCTGTCGTTTATATAACAATTATGTTTGATGTCACATGATTTAAAAGTTTCATAATAACTTATATCTACAAAGCGTAGATACCTTTCAACTTTTAATCTTTTCactgatgaaatataaaaaatcttgtttaaattactctctctctctctctctctctctctctctctctctctctctctctctctctctctctctctctctctctctctctctctctctcccccgagtTGATTACATTTTTACTCTCGTTGGCtcacaaattatataaaatgatCTGGTCGCCCCCAATTTTCAAGTACAATGATTGCCAAATAAGGAAACTTCATTGCATTAAGAATTCCAATAATTTCTGATTATATAAACAAAAGAATAGCTCATCAACTAGTAAAGGATCATACTGTATTTATCCGCATGCTTTCAAATTAAATTGTGTTCTCTTTTAagagcctccctctctctctctctctctctctctctctctctctctctctctctctctctctctctctctctctctctctctctctctctctcttgtctgagTATTCTGTGGTGGACAATTGGGGAGCTCTTTTTCCACGAACCAATGAGACACTTTGGGTTACACACATTCATTGTTATAATGTGTCGGATGCCGAATATAGTTGACCCTCAGATAAATGAAGATACATGTATGTTGactttttatggcatttttatGAGTGTATTGTAGCATTGGTTGAAATCATACCTCTTGGCGTTTCATGTACTATCTCACATGCCACACATATTTTGAGAGAAAGGATAATATTCTTCATGAGTAAAATTTTAGGATATGTTTTAATAACAACGAATACTGTTTTCCTTTTCGGAAGATTCCCTCTATTGCCAGACGAAAAATGTGTAAAAATTAAATCTGATATCCGGACATTTGAAAAGCTACCTTTGGATCGGAATTAACAGCATTGGTTCTCTGAACTGCTTTCAGAAACTTTATTGCATGTAAACAGGATTAAACATACTGCCTAGAAACTTTGATAAGTAATAACTCATGTCGTAACTGATATTGAGTATATTCCAAATTATGACCCACTAGGCAATGTTACATCAAGATATATATCACTCACTTGGTCGTCTGTGATATTTGCATTGTTTGCCTGTCCTAGTTCACAATGACCTTTTGTGCTTTTTGCATAAATACCTATATCAAAGTTTCTATTCATTTTGGCATCCATTCTTTCATAAGGCCACCCCttataatggtgttttttttttatttgccatacataaaggtagtaggttggccaaggcaccaggcacccgttgatatactaccccaggagagttatggggtcctttaaatggccagacagtactacattgaattcttatctctggttacggttaattttacctttgcctacacattcacatacacacacacacacacacacaccgaatagtctggcctattcttcacataatctcttctttcctcatacacttgacaacaccaaacaatttttcttcgccctaggggttactgcactgtaattgttcagtagccactttcctcttgttaagggtagaagagactctttagctatggtaagcagcacttctaggaggaggacacttaaaaattaaaccattattctataGTCTTCGGTAGAGCCATAGCTTCTGtagcatggttttccactgtcctggattagagttattttgcttgagggtacatttggccacattattctatcttatttctttccttcttgttttgttaatgtttatatagtttatatagaagatatttattttaatgttactattcttaaagtactttatttttccttgtttccttttttcactgggctattttccttgttggagcccctttgcttataacatcctccttttccaagtagggttgtagcttagcaattaataataataataataataataataataataataataatcttttgctGTATCAAAGCTAGAGAATATTTTGCGCGAAATAATATCCCTTATTTCTGTAGGGATTATTTATGCATTTAATCAACGACTTTTACATTCATTGATTAAATgcataactactctctctctctctctctctctctctctctctctctctctctctctctctctctctctctctctctctctctctcagaaatccaTTAGAAGTCTTTTCACAAGTTTTACCATTATATTTAATTGATTTCTTTCACGAACTCATCGACCGTACAACACGGCAAGGTTTGGTCTCGTTTTAATAATTGTTTTGAAAGATTGGATTCCCCGATTTTGGTTATGCATGAAATTAGAATGCGGTCCTCAGAAACACGCTATTTCTAGCAACCAAATATATTATGTTTGTACATGTTTGTGTGGTTGTGCTATTTTGATACTCGGATCAcctcttttctttaaatattcttctAATGTTTCTACATATTTTTGTTGTTGCAGAGACGCAGTTCCGAGCATCGTTCCATAATTAGGTTTAAACACCGCCGACAAACACCACCAGAAGCCGTtagatttcttttaatattatcacAAAAATTTGTTTGAATAAAGTTAGCGAGAGAATTTCATTACAGTAATTATATGAATTAAAATGAATTCAAGTTCGTTTGGACTGTTTCTACAGCTGAAGTTCACCAAATATAGTGAACTTTAACAGAAGCTTTGTTCTTGAGATATTCGTTTGGTTTTCAATAGTTGTTGTatgtttgttaatttgttatccAATATTCTTTCTTTACATACTTCACCATTGTgaatacgatattttttttttctaattaggagTTCGCATAATTTGAACAATtatctattattctttattacttatattttctttatacGTGTAAGTAACTTGTTCCGTGAATAGTAACACATTTTCTTTCACATGGTCGCTATCGAAGGACTTAAACCAAGGATGTTCCCCTTATATTTTCATGTGTTAGATAATTATGTTATTActctttatttcagtattttgaACCCGTAGCCTATGTTTAGATTGACATGTTAATCAGTTTATgaataatagatgatgatgattattattatcattatcattactcgctaaactacaaccctagttggaaaagcaggatgctataagccaaggggccccaacagggaaaatagcccagtgaggaaaagaaaataaggaaaaattaaatattttaagaacagagacaaccccaaaataaacatttccttcataaactataaaaactttagtcaATTCATTACCATCATGATAACTTTAGTTATAGCCTATGTCATCTAAAACCGGAAATCATAAGTGTTggttttatatacagtacagtacttgcaaAAGCAGCCATTCTTAGGTCTTTGGTGGAGATCCCCTTGTcagtttgatttttattttgtaaGCAACATTATTGTACATGTAATTTGAAAAAGCTGTACTGTACAGTGGTTCACaggtatatttttttaataattacttttGTTCCTCATTAATATAACTTTACTTTAACTTGTTAATTTGAACTGCATTGTATGCAGTACAGTACTCATTTTGTTTGTCTGCTAAGCTGTAATAAGCTCTGTACATTTATTACAATATTATCCACTTTTAAGTATTGAACACAAATCGTACAAGAATACAAGTTACATGAAAGATATAGAATACTGCACTATAAgccataaaactatatatattctGAGATTCCAGAAATcttaaatactgtatacagtataggcTAGAAAATAGGTCATTGTTTAAACAGCCAAATTTGTCATTATTTCTACTAACAGTTCATCATACACAGTCAAAAACGTAAAATTAAAAAGCtgtgtagatgatgaatggagaagtattgatataaaagctcaagatagagacgactggcgaaatctaaccgaggccctttgcgtcaatgagtgtaggaggagataatgacgatgatgatgatgatgaatttatccTAGAGAAATTAAAAATTGTGTTTCTCTAATATGATATTCAGTAATGTCATACCTTTTGATGCTGCTCTTCAGAAATTTCAATCATATCCTTTGAAAAAGTTTTTGTTGATATATCCTCAGAGTTCATCAAGATTTTATTTGATCCTATGTTTCAGATTATATATTACGAAGAATTCCCTATGTGacattattttttgtttacaattttgcatCTTTGAGTAAATAATTCCAAGAAAATGGGTGTATTCAAATTTATTAGTTCGATGAAAACGATACAATTATTTTACCTAATTAAAAGTCCAGCTATAACTTTATATAAGATATTCATTGTGAATAATATCCATTAATTTCAAATTAAGCGAACAACTTAGGTACATACAACATCAGTAGGCTAACCTGTCTCCATATGATCTAATATAACCACCATTGGTGCACtaaggtaaatatttttttattttacaaactcTTCTATATCATCAGCGCTGTATTTCCTTAAGTTATTATACTCCATATCTGATAATTCAAGCTACTCTTCTTTCATGCCAAAAAATGGTTCAGATAACTTGAACAgctttgaaaataacataaattcttGTAAAATGGAATTGGGTCACTCAGTCTTTCATACAATTTCCACTTATTGTAATACTAATCGTTTCCAAtttaagtaaaaaaattataattttgacacATTTAAAAAGAAATCAGTAAATTTAATTTTAAACTACTAAAGACTGaaagaaatgaaagcaaaaaagctTCGTTTGTAATTTCTTAATGTATATTATCCTGATTATACAAGTTTGCTTTTCTTTCCAAGAATACTAAGTCCATCAGCTCTGATTTTTCTCTTACCATATACTACTATTGTGGGTAAAATGTACTCTAAAATATGCAAGTTTCCTGAGTTTAGGAAATATTAAGG
Above is a window of Palaemon carinicauda isolate YSFRI2023 chromosome 6, ASM3689809v2, whole genome shotgun sequence DNA encoding:
- the LOC137643191 gene encoding uncharacterized protein; its protein translation is MHTKSKSENYQLIKTTDEHNHEASKSTVDAKTAVVKLKDFVVSNDSTTISLVVSCFSTLDTCSRAEKKYVQHLSRNVRRWRQQTISAQAIHREKIGFCIPTNFQHLSFGEKFLQYDSGAEDHNRILIFATEVGLDHLIRCRNLAVGGTFKVSPGISYQLFTIHVQVENCSFPRILGLLSNKTLETHEMFHNKIHDILQQTPTTIMSNFEKGSFNGFKGIFPDAIMNGCFFHFCQANYRKIVELGFKDRYRSDNEFCLKMRCFSSRAFLPMEDVPTDFEEPSEDEDILEEFLAYFEVTYIRVMRGRGGKRRRASPLFPISIWNMHVRTQMCILRTNNSLEGFHSALSNNAEQQPHIWKLIHRFMKEEVLSRTKVIQMERGDERPKNTKYKINKRLEQIVSRYNPDDRIIYLRSIGYNVHIF